The Gambusia affinis linkage group LG11, SWU_Gaff_1.0, whole genome shotgun sequence genome contains a region encoding:
- the itprid2 gene encoding protein ITPRID2 isoform X1, with product MTKTTHTKMDVGVLDRQPTAAPDPTVGHATIANERRQAWARSRDSFGQGSKPDRFDAQQIQSNGAAQSQEPGQVPSKIANWLIDCRTPLGASLDEQSSSPSKGGKIGCSFEDDLSLGAEANHLQAKNNKPEARFDFVADQKRNQYKERGRSMNSTGSGKSSTVSSVSELLDLYEEDPEEILLNLGFGREEPDPSSKIPPRFFNSTSSAKGIDIKVYLGAQLQRLELENPNYALTSRFRQIEVLTTVANEFFQLYSQVSGQPVNKFTSKDQSEPCGEGEKGKQQESAGKDPSTLKRTNSARNMAKLIKKMSKQNLLGSTAESPEGVSPNKRAQLNGHTASPDPARVNDHTSSGTDHDRTSSSDQQVEMVSQKHMRRKDNFPLATVTEETNGGGEADRLMESSPEQSSTGPEHQPDSADLHTTHQKTEEEGDQVAKDETDLTSTPEKALSMLTPPLLAQLRTENADSFDMEEIQTNDDEALPCRTSRITDMSRTVSQQSDSSGFAEEPSGDSSSYLKVQESCDSCDSETTVTSHPSQDVATPQPLDHPAFELLGGREEEPGSSTPFKAEQSGTSMEEAVHEESLEQVPRYSVHQLPMSRLAGEGEQLDIKDRTDPDTEPQPDQTQSTPAYEQEAQPVVENTENRLTSEEEPQHTEPLTLISAERATERAEEKTDSVFSTPTSPVLRALNRAKQNQLRMLGQHKSIQIDNPSQPPRGTVGRRGLIPMQRSSSLPLSLLSPSKVVSSVRIQFGQGQAFCTPPRYSIKYVQEDGEQKEYEEKEEEEQSNCVSTLIINPGSKEIPPHAIPPKPIPHHLMRSSYSLQSSSPPPNGSPDQGHSWTTQSVPDLSSSNHELNPFQLNTNQSQQSAGSGRMMFPRHNAPMLGSEPNFFPSPATYPYPPYHYTSPPYGFNHHSPPVHHYSSLTSLHQPATPPVPPHGSLINLHQPYSSSAPHFDLGCLHPGTPQMHLPEYSFHHPLPFPAAPPAHQFGSPYYGTHGYTHLPPGLPPSAAPGSGRCLSSTEMQLRKVLHEIRGTVQSLGQSRISSPDLFGELRAGATSQQSVAEFQQKRRSLNAFRNQMMDLELSIMRQQAVVYKHLSPADRMEAEQLQSLRSQVREELQELEQQLEDRLMELTPHSNLRGLHREGSIDSLSTASALRAMDPVSDLLREQLFLQSELCYGGHAPSSVPSTRSPSPVRREGDDGKQSRGVYRASIKITPAPPARPNTHTEEGQRDGEEVESEKGEEHETPEREGEAEKFRPDNFQHLIREIRESVAQEVRREIYNELLAAASPQGSTFSAQQQPM from the exons atgacaaaaacaacacacaccaAAATGGACGTCGGCGTTCTTGACAGACAACCCACCGCTGCTCCAG ATCCCACTGTGGGGCACGCCACAATCGCCAATGAGCGCCGTCAAGCCTGGGCCAGAAGCAGGGACTCCTTTGGGCAAGGGTCGAAACCAGACCGCTTTGACGCCCAGCAGATCCAAAGTAATGGGGCTGCACAGAGCCAAGAACCAG GACAAGTTCCTAGCAAGATTGCAAACTGGCTGATTGACTGCAG AACTCCTCTTGGAGCCTCTCTAGATGAACAAAGTTCTTCTCCCAGCAAAG GAGGGAAGATTGGCTGCAGCTTTGAAGATGACCTTTCATTGGGAGCTGAAG ccaaTCATCTTCAggccaaaaataataaacctgAAGCTCg TTTTGATTTCGTGGCGGATCAGAAGAGGAATCAGTACAAAGAGAGGGGGAGAAGTATGAACTCCACAGGCTCAGGAAAAAGCAGCACTGTATCCAG TGTTTCAGAGTTGCTGGACCTGTATGAGGAAGACCCGGAGGAAATCCTTTTAAATCTGGGTTTTGGTCGAGAAGAGCCTGACCCGTCCTCGAAAATTCCCCCACGGTTCTTCAACAGCACCTCTTCAGCGAAAGGCATTGACATCAAG GTCTACCTAGGAGCTCAGCTGCAGCGCTTGGAACTGGAAAACCCCAACTACGCTCTAACCA GTCGTTTCCGTCAGATTGAGGTCTTGACGACGGTTGCCAATGAGTTCTTCCAGCTCTACAGTCAGGTTTCTGGACAACCTGTGAACAAATTCACCAGCAAGGACCAAAGTGAGCCAT gtggagaaggagaaaaaggaaagcaacAAGAAAGTGCCGGCAAAGATCCATCTACTCTGAAGAGGACTAACTCGGCTAGGAACATGGCCAAACTCATAAAGAAAATGAGCAAACAGAACTTGCTCGGATCAACCGCAGAGTCTCCAGAGGGGGTCTCGCCAAACAAGCGCGCACAGCTGAACGGACACACGGCTTCCCCCGATCCTGCACGCGTCAACGACCACACTAGTAGCGGTACGGATCACGACCGCACCAGCTCCTCTGACCAGCAGGTGGAGATGGTCAGCCAGAAACACATGCGCAGGAAAGATAATTTCCCCTTAGCTACTGTGACGGAGGAGACCAATGGAGGCGGCGAGGCTGATCGGCTCATGGAGAGCAG TCCTGAACAGAGCAGCACTGGGCCAGAACACCAGCCAGATTCAGCTGACCTTCACACAACCCAtcagaaaacagaggaggaaggTGATCAGGTGGCCAAAGATGAGACTGACCTCACCTCCACCCCTGAGAAAGCTCTCTCCATGCTCACCCCACCTTTACTCGCCCAGCTTCGCACAGAGAACGCAGACTCTTTCGACATGGAAGAG ATTCAGACTAATGACGATGAAGCCCTGCCATGCAGAACATCCAGAATCACAG aCATGTCAAGGACCGTTAGTCAACAGTCTGACAGCAGTGGCTTTGCTGAGGAGCCTTCTGGTGATTCCAGCAGCTACCTTAAG GTGCAGGAGAGTTGTGACAGCTGCGACAGTGAGACCACTGTGACCTCACACCCATCACAAGACGTAGCCACACCTCAACCACTTGACCATCCTGCGTTTGAGCTTCTGGGTGGCAGAGAGGAGGAGCCAGGGTCCTCCACTCCTTTCAAGGCTGAACAGAGTGGTACTTCCATGGAAGAGGCGGTGCATGAAGAGAGTTTGGAGCAGGTTCCACGGTACTCAGTTCACCAACTTCCCATGAGCAGACTTGCAGGGGAAGGGGAGCAACTGGATATTAAGGACAGAACTGATCCTGACACAGAACCACAACCAGATCAAACCCAGAGTACGCCTGCTTATGAGCAAGAAGCACAACCAGTGGTGGAAAACACTGAGAATCGGCTTACTTCAGAAGAAGAACCACAGCACACTGAGCCCCTGACTCTGATCAGTGCAGAAAGAGCCACAGAGAGAGCCGAGGAAAAGACTGATTCTGTTTTCTCCACACCAACGTCTCCGGTTCTCAGAGCACTGAATAGAGCCAAACAGAATCAGCTCAGGATGTTGGGCCAGCACAAGAGCATCCAGATCGACAATCCGTCCCAACCCCCCAGAGGAACAGTAGGTAGACGTGGTTTGATCCCCATGCAAAGATCGTCCTCCTTACCTTTGTCCCTCCTCTCACCTTCTAAAGTCGTGTCCTCTGTCAGGATCCAGTTCGGTCAAGGCCAAGCATTCTGTACTCCACCCAGGTACTCCATTAAATATGTTCAGGAGGATGGAGAGCAAAAGGAATatgaggagaaagaggaagaggagcaaagCAACTGTGTGTCCACTTTGATCATAAACCCTGGCTCTAAAGAAATCCCACCGCACGCCATTCCTCCTAAACCCATCCCTCACCATCTGATGCGATCGTCTTATTCTTTGCAAAGCTCCAGTCCTCCCCCTAATGGCTCCCCGGACCAGGGCCATTCTTGGACCACCCAGAGTGTTCCCGATCTGTCATCCAGCAATCATGAGCTCAACCCCTTCCAGCTGAACACCAACCAAAGCCAGCAAAGTGCTGGTTCTGGGCGCATGATGTTCCCAAGACACAATGCTCCAATGCTGGGCTCAGAACCCAACTTTTTCCCCAGTCCTGCTACTTACCCTTATCCTCCTTACCACTACACCAGTCCTCCGTATGGTTTTAATCATCACAGTCCTCCAGTGCATCACTATTCTAGTCTAACCAGTCTGCACCAGCCAGCAACTCCCCCAGTCCCACCACATGGCAGCCTCATCAACTTGCATCAGCCTTATTCCTCCTCAGCTCCGCACTTTGATCTGGGTTGCTTACATCCTGGAACTCCTCAGATGCATCTACCAGAATACTCATTCCATCATCCACTACCTttccctgctgctcctccagcgcACCAGTTTGGTTCCCCTTACTACGGTACACATGGCTACACACACCTTCCCCCCGGGCTCCCTCCTTCTGCAGCCCCAGGTTCAGGACGATGCCTGTCCAGCACCGAGATGCAGCTGAGGAAGGTTCTGCACGAGATCAGGGGAACGGTTCAGAGTCTCGGTCAG AGCCGGATCAGTTCTCCTGATTTGTTTGGTGAGCTCAGAGCAGGTGCAACCAGCCAGCAG TCTGTGGCAGAGTTCCAGCAGAAGAGGCGCAGTCTAAACGCGTTCCGCAATCAGATGATGGACCTCGAGCTGTCGATCATGCGGCAGCAGGCTGTTGTTTACAAGCACCTGAGTCCCGCTGACAG GATGGAGGCAGAGCAGCTTCAGTCCCTGAGGTCACAGGTCAGAGAGGAACTCCAggagctggagcagcagctggaggacagACTGATGGAGCTGACACCGCACTCAAACCTCAGA GGTCTTCATAGAGAGGGCAGCATTGACAGCCTTTCCACCGCCTCTGCACTGAGAGCCATGGACCCG GTATCCGACCTCCTCAGAGAGCAGCTCTTCCTCCAATCAGAGCTGTGCTACGGTGGCCACGCCCCCTCCAGCGTCCCCTCCACCCGCTCGCCCAGTCCGGTCAGAAGGGAGGGAGATGATGGCAAGCAGAGTCGAGGAGTGTATCGTGCATCAATCAAAATAACCCCTGCCCCGCCTGCTCGACCTAACACACACACCGAGGAGGGTCAGAGAGACGGTGAAGAGGTAGAGAGTGAAAAAGGAGAAGAACACGAGACGCcggagagggaaggagaggcCGAAAAATTTAGACCCGACAACTTTCAACACCTTATTAGAGAG atcCGAGAGAGCGTGGCCCAGGAGGTCCGACGGGAGATCTACAACGAGCTGCTAGCTGCTGCGTCTCCACAGGGCTCAACCTTTTCTGCCCAGCAACAGCCCATGTAG
- the itprid2 gene encoding protein ITPRID2 isoform X2 — MTKTTHTKMDVGVLDRQPTAAPDPTVGHATIANERRQAWARSRDSFGQGSKPDRFDAQQIQSNGAAQSQEPGQVPSKIANWLIDCRTPLGASLDEQSSSPSKGGKIGCSFEDDLSLGAEANHLQAKNNKPEARFDFVADQKRNQYKERGRSMNSTGSGKSSTVSSVSELLDLYEEDPEEILLNLGFGREEPDPSSKIPPRFFNSTSSAKGIDIKVYLGAQLQRLELENPNYALTSRFRQIEVLTTVANEFFQLYSQVSGQPVNKFTSKDQSGEGEKGKQQESAGKDPSTLKRTNSARNMAKLIKKMSKQNLLGSTAESPEGVSPNKRAQLNGHTASPDPARVNDHTSSGTDHDRTSSSDQQVEMVSQKHMRRKDNFPLATVTEETNGGGEADRLMESSPEQSSTGPEHQPDSADLHTTHQKTEEEGDQVAKDETDLTSTPEKALSMLTPPLLAQLRTENADSFDMEEIQTNDDEALPCRTSRITDMSRTVSQQSDSSGFAEEPSGDSSSYLKVQESCDSCDSETTVTSHPSQDVATPQPLDHPAFELLGGREEEPGSSTPFKAEQSGTSMEEAVHEESLEQVPRYSVHQLPMSRLAGEGEQLDIKDRTDPDTEPQPDQTQSTPAYEQEAQPVVENTENRLTSEEEPQHTEPLTLISAERATERAEEKTDSVFSTPTSPVLRALNRAKQNQLRMLGQHKSIQIDNPSQPPRGTVGRRGLIPMQRSSSLPLSLLSPSKVVSSVRIQFGQGQAFCTPPRYSIKYVQEDGEQKEYEEKEEEEQSNCVSTLIINPGSKEIPPHAIPPKPIPHHLMRSSYSLQSSSPPPNGSPDQGHSWTTQSVPDLSSSNHELNPFQLNTNQSQQSAGSGRMMFPRHNAPMLGSEPNFFPSPATYPYPPYHYTSPPYGFNHHSPPVHHYSSLTSLHQPATPPVPPHGSLINLHQPYSSSAPHFDLGCLHPGTPQMHLPEYSFHHPLPFPAAPPAHQFGSPYYGTHGYTHLPPGLPPSAAPGSGRCLSSTEMQLRKVLHEIRGTVQSLGQSRISSPDLFGELRAGATSQQSVAEFQQKRRSLNAFRNQMMDLELSIMRQQAVVYKHLSPADRMEAEQLQSLRSQVREELQELEQQLEDRLMELTPHSNLRGLHREGSIDSLSTASALRAMDPVSDLLREQLFLQSELCYGGHAPSSVPSTRSPSPVRREGDDGKQSRGVYRASIKITPAPPARPNTHTEEGQRDGEEVESEKGEEHETPEREGEAEKFRPDNFQHLIREIRESVAQEVRREIYNELLAAASPQGSTFSAQQQPM; from the exons atgacaaaaacaacacacaccaAAATGGACGTCGGCGTTCTTGACAGACAACCCACCGCTGCTCCAG ATCCCACTGTGGGGCACGCCACAATCGCCAATGAGCGCCGTCAAGCCTGGGCCAGAAGCAGGGACTCCTTTGGGCAAGGGTCGAAACCAGACCGCTTTGACGCCCAGCAGATCCAAAGTAATGGGGCTGCACAGAGCCAAGAACCAG GACAAGTTCCTAGCAAGATTGCAAACTGGCTGATTGACTGCAG AACTCCTCTTGGAGCCTCTCTAGATGAACAAAGTTCTTCTCCCAGCAAAG GAGGGAAGATTGGCTGCAGCTTTGAAGATGACCTTTCATTGGGAGCTGAAG ccaaTCATCTTCAggccaaaaataataaacctgAAGCTCg TTTTGATTTCGTGGCGGATCAGAAGAGGAATCAGTACAAAGAGAGGGGGAGAAGTATGAACTCCACAGGCTCAGGAAAAAGCAGCACTGTATCCAG TGTTTCAGAGTTGCTGGACCTGTATGAGGAAGACCCGGAGGAAATCCTTTTAAATCTGGGTTTTGGTCGAGAAGAGCCTGACCCGTCCTCGAAAATTCCCCCACGGTTCTTCAACAGCACCTCTTCAGCGAAAGGCATTGACATCAAG GTCTACCTAGGAGCTCAGCTGCAGCGCTTGGAACTGGAAAACCCCAACTACGCTCTAACCA GTCGTTTCCGTCAGATTGAGGTCTTGACGACGGTTGCCAATGAGTTCTTCCAGCTCTACAGTCAGGTTTCTGGACAACCTGTGAACAAATTCACCAGCAAGGACCAAA gtggagaaggagaaaaaggaaagcaacAAGAAAGTGCCGGCAAAGATCCATCTACTCTGAAGAGGACTAACTCGGCTAGGAACATGGCCAAACTCATAAAGAAAATGAGCAAACAGAACTTGCTCGGATCAACCGCAGAGTCTCCAGAGGGGGTCTCGCCAAACAAGCGCGCACAGCTGAACGGACACACGGCTTCCCCCGATCCTGCACGCGTCAACGACCACACTAGTAGCGGTACGGATCACGACCGCACCAGCTCCTCTGACCAGCAGGTGGAGATGGTCAGCCAGAAACACATGCGCAGGAAAGATAATTTCCCCTTAGCTACTGTGACGGAGGAGACCAATGGAGGCGGCGAGGCTGATCGGCTCATGGAGAGCAG TCCTGAACAGAGCAGCACTGGGCCAGAACACCAGCCAGATTCAGCTGACCTTCACACAACCCAtcagaaaacagaggaggaaggTGATCAGGTGGCCAAAGATGAGACTGACCTCACCTCCACCCCTGAGAAAGCTCTCTCCATGCTCACCCCACCTTTACTCGCCCAGCTTCGCACAGAGAACGCAGACTCTTTCGACATGGAAGAG ATTCAGACTAATGACGATGAAGCCCTGCCATGCAGAACATCCAGAATCACAG aCATGTCAAGGACCGTTAGTCAACAGTCTGACAGCAGTGGCTTTGCTGAGGAGCCTTCTGGTGATTCCAGCAGCTACCTTAAG GTGCAGGAGAGTTGTGACAGCTGCGACAGTGAGACCACTGTGACCTCACACCCATCACAAGACGTAGCCACACCTCAACCACTTGACCATCCTGCGTTTGAGCTTCTGGGTGGCAGAGAGGAGGAGCCAGGGTCCTCCACTCCTTTCAAGGCTGAACAGAGTGGTACTTCCATGGAAGAGGCGGTGCATGAAGAGAGTTTGGAGCAGGTTCCACGGTACTCAGTTCACCAACTTCCCATGAGCAGACTTGCAGGGGAAGGGGAGCAACTGGATATTAAGGACAGAACTGATCCTGACACAGAACCACAACCAGATCAAACCCAGAGTACGCCTGCTTATGAGCAAGAAGCACAACCAGTGGTGGAAAACACTGAGAATCGGCTTACTTCAGAAGAAGAACCACAGCACACTGAGCCCCTGACTCTGATCAGTGCAGAAAGAGCCACAGAGAGAGCCGAGGAAAAGACTGATTCTGTTTTCTCCACACCAACGTCTCCGGTTCTCAGAGCACTGAATAGAGCCAAACAGAATCAGCTCAGGATGTTGGGCCAGCACAAGAGCATCCAGATCGACAATCCGTCCCAACCCCCCAGAGGAACAGTAGGTAGACGTGGTTTGATCCCCATGCAAAGATCGTCCTCCTTACCTTTGTCCCTCCTCTCACCTTCTAAAGTCGTGTCCTCTGTCAGGATCCAGTTCGGTCAAGGCCAAGCATTCTGTACTCCACCCAGGTACTCCATTAAATATGTTCAGGAGGATGGAGAGCAAAAGGAATatgaggagaaagaggaagaggagcaaagCAACTGTGTGTCCACTTTGATCATAAACCCTGGCTCTAAAGAAATCCCACCGCACGCCATTCCTCCTAAACCCATCCCTCACCATCTGATGCGATCGTCTTATTCTTTGCAAAGCTCCAGTCCTCCCCCTAATGGCTCCCCGGACCAGGGCCATTCTTGGACCACCCAGAGTGTTCCCGATCTGTCATCCAGCAATCATGAGCTCAACCCCTTCCAGCTGAACACCAACCAAAGCCAGCAAAGTGCTGGTTCTGGGCGCATGATGTTCCCAAGACACAATGCTCCAATGCTGGGCTCAGAACCCAACTTTTTCCCCAGTCCTGCTACTTACCCTTATCCTCCTTACCACTACACCAGTCCTCCGTATGGTTTTAATCATCACAGTCCTCCAGTGCATCACTATTCTAGTCTAACCAGTCTGCACCAGCCAGCAACTCCCCCAGTCCCACCACATGGCAGCCTCATCAACTTGCATCAGCCTTATTCCTCCTCAGCTCCGCACTTTGATCTGGGTTGCTTACATCCTGGAACTCCTCAGATGCATCTACCAGAATACTCATTCCATCATCCACTACCTttccctgctgctcctccagcgcACCAGTTTGGTTCCCCTTACTACGGTACACATGGCTACACACACCTTCCCCCCGGGCTCCCTCCTTCTGCAGCCCCAGGTTCAGGACGATGCCTGTCCAGCACCGAGATGCAGCTGAGGAAGGTTCTGCACGAGATCAGGGGAACGGTTCAGAGTCTCGGTCAG AGCCGGATCAGTTCTCCTGATTTGTTTGGTGAGCTCAGAGCAGGTGCAACCAGCCAGCAG TCTGTGGCAGAGTTCCAGCAGAAGAGGCGCAGTCTAAACGCGTTCCGCAATCAGATGATGGACCTCGAGCTGTCGATCATGCGGCAGCAGGCTGTTGTTTACAAGCACCTGAGTCCCGCTGACAG GATGGAGGCAGAGCAGCTTCAGTCCCTGAGGTCACAGGTCAGAGAGGAACTCCAggagctggagcagcagctggaggacagACTGATGGAGCTGACACCGCACTCAAACCTCAGA GGTCTTCATAGAGAGGGCAGCATTGACAGCCTTTCCACCGCCTCTGCACTGAGAGCCATGGACCCG GTATCCGACCTCCTCAGAGAGCAGCTCTTCCTCCAATCAGAGCTGTGCTACGGTGGCCACGCCCCCTCCAGCGTCCCCTCCACCCGCTCGCCCAGTCCGGTCAGAAGGGAGGGAGATGATGGCAAGCAGAGTCGAGGAGTGTATCGTGCATCAATCAAAATAACCCCTGCCCCGCCTGCTCGACCTAACACACACACCGAGGAGGGTCAGAGAGACGGTGAAGAGGTAGAGAGTGAAAAAGGAGAAGAACACGAGACGCcggagagggaaggagaggcCGAAAAATTTAGACCCGACAACTTTCAACACCTTATTAGAGAG atcCGAGAGAGCGTGGCCCAGGAGGTCCGACGGGAGATCTACAACGAGCTGCTAGCTGCTGCGTCTCCACAGGGCTCAACCTTTTCTGCCCAGCAACAGCCCATGTAG